A region from the Thermoplasmatales archaeon genome encodes:
- a CDS encoding ferric uptake regulator: MKKEEYIQSLKKSKYKITPQRIGVIDYLNRQPGHFTAEDVYRNVKKVETTITQATVYNVLRVLKNSGAITSFEADGQTWFETNLEFHGNLVCRKCGKIEDVQLDPESIKTSELLGDRKVESATLIMSGLCSDCARKESLDHQ, from the coding sequence ATGAAGAAAGAGGAATATATACAGTCTCTGAAGAAATCCAAGTATAAAATAACACCTCAGAGGATCGGCGTGATTGATTACCTGAATCGCCAGCCGGGCCATTTCACTGCCGAAGATGTGTACAGGAATGTAAAGAAGGTCGAAACAACCATAACGCAGGCAACAGTATATAATGTGCTAAGAGTTCTGAAGAATTCTGGAGCCATTACGTCTTTTGAAGCTGACGGACAGACATGGTTTGAGACGAACCTTGAGTTCCATGGAAATCTTGTGTGCAGGAAATGCGGGAAGATAGAGGACGTCCAGCTTGACCCGGAGAGTATCAAAACATCGGAACTGCTTGGAGACAGGAAAGTCGAGAGTGCGACTCTAATAATGTCCGGGCTATGTTCAGATTGCGCAAGGAAAGAATCACTGGATCATCAGTAA